The stretch of DNA ataattaattttttaacaatacaATCTGTCATCCAGATATAAAgctttttctataaaattttaatataactttaaaaataatttttgaaaaatttaacaagaaaactCTTCACATAAAAGCTCACCCACACACTTCTACATGGTCATGAACCTCAAGGGTGGTAGGACCACGTCCAtgtctctttttctttttcgaacTTTATTGATAGTTATTCTTAaccatattaataattatactaataataataatattattattattatatccaCACACAATAATAGTTGCGAAATGTTAATGAATTGGTAGAAGCATGTACACTTGTTACACTCACAACTTCATCCAATTTTCAATATCCAAACGAAGTCTCTGTTCTCATCTATCTCCCTCACATTTCCTTTTCTTGAGAAAGCATTTCACCCACCAGttttatcatattattagtatttatcCTTTTAGACTGGTTTTCTGATTTTACATGTCAGCAAAACAATACGCtggataaataaaatagaatgaagTGATACTTGttaatatcttctttttttatttttattttacaagcaCTGTAATTTTTATTGTACATCTCCTAATTATTTTCCCATAATCGAtgaattagttaattaattgtATCTAGTGCAAGCTAAAAATTAGGACCGcgtatattataatattatttattgttgtttgATGGTTTAGAAGTTAGTTTATTAGTGGTTCAAATAAAAGGGTGAGAGGGATCGTTTTCCGTGTCCGCAAGGGACACGTGAAGCATCTCGTTTCTTTCTTTAGCCGATTCCCCTTGGTGTGAGCAAAACGCTGTGCCTTCACCTGCACCTGCTCTGCCTCTGTTCCTGTTGTGCTTAACTTTGGCACTTATTATCtcaaaaaacattttttctctcttcttctattTGCTCCTCACATTAACGCTTTTGCATTCCAACCAATCATTTTCCTCTCTATATACATAACCCATCGCTTTCTCTCTCAGTTCATTCATTGCTGTAAAACTGCGAGGTCATGCTAGTCTTAGCTCTTTCTACCAGCGGTTCCCTGCGATTCTTGATCGCGAAACCTTCTTCCATCGGCGGCTAACTGCAATGCGCCGCTCATCGCTTCGTCCATGGCTTTCTCCGTTTCGCTTCGCCCTACCACTTCTCCATCTCACTCACAGGTTCTTCTCTCTCAGAGTTTTGATTTCTGCTAATTAATAGTTGTAGTAATTTCGTTGTGGTTCGATTAATTGAGATTTGTTAACCGAGTTTGTGTTTAGAGAATCTGATTTGAATGTGACGTTGAACTGTTTTGTTGTGTAGCTGTTTTGCTCTGTTAGGTTCAATAGTAGGCGTCGTGGTAATCGATTAGGTTTCGAGTCGGACGGCGGGAGAATATGTCGTCGTTCACGGAACagtgttggtgttggtgttaGGTCGGTGTTGAACGATAATAGGCCTAGCGTGAACGATTATGGAGCGGCGGAGTCTGCTAGGGTTTTGTTCGAGAGGTTGTTCGACCCGACGCAGAGCCGGTTCAGCGGAGAGGAACCGGATCTTCGGATTCTGGAATCGGATCTCGAGGCGGCGCTGGCGGCGCTGAAGAAGAAGGAGGATCACTTGATGGAAGCGGAGAGGACGGTGTTGTTGGAGAATAGTAAGTTGAAGCACACGAAGGAGGAGTTGGAGCGGCAAGAGAGTGAGATTGAGGCTGCTAAGGTTAGGTATGAGAAGCTCCGGGAGGAGATGAAAGAGACTACTGATAAATTGGTTGCTCAGGCGAGCCAGGTTGAGGAGCTGAAGCTTAAGGTTAGGGATAGGGATCACGAGATTGATGCGGTCCAGTATGGTTTGAGGTTGAAAGAGGAAGAAGTGGAGAAAATGAGGGTTGAACTGGAGGTGAAGAGTCAGGAGGCTGCGGTTCTTGACTCTGAGCTTAGAGAGAAAGGGAAGCTTCTGGATGAGGCTAATGAGATTATGAATAAACAGAGGGTTGAACTTGAGGAGCTGAAGAAGGCGGTTGGAGAGAAGGAGGAGGAGATTGAGGTCTTTCTGGTTCAGAGGGAGGTTGAGAGGGAGAAGCTGAAGGTAGCTGAGGCCAATTTAGAGAAGCAGGCAATGGATTGGCTGTTGGCGCAGGAGGAGCTTAAGAGGCTGGGAGAGGATGCTGCGAGGCATGCTGAGGAGAGTAATCAAACTTTGGAAGATTTCAGAAGGGTGAAGAAGCTTCTGAATGATGTGAGGTCTGAATTGGTTTCTTCTCAGCAAGCATTGGCATCTTCTAGAAGCAAAATGGAAGAGCAAGAGAGGTTGTTGGAACAGCAGCTGTTTGAGCTTTCGGAGCAGAGGGCAAGTGTTATGTCATACATGGAAAATCTAAAGGATGCACAGACAGAAGTGGAGAGTGAAAGAACAAAACTCAGGGTTGCTGAGGTTAGGAACAAAGAGCTTGAACGAGATCTGAAGATGGAAAAGGAGCTTATTAATGAGTTAGAGGCGGAGTTGAAGAAAGAGAGAACTTCTTTAGCACAGGCAGTCACTGAAATGGATTTGCTTCAGCAGGAACTGGGGAAAAAAAGTGCTGAATTTAGAGAAACAAGTGCCGTTCTTCAGGTCAAAGAATCAGAGCTCGTTGATGCTAAACTAGAAATCCAGCGTTTGAAATCTGAGAAAGCTTCCCTTCAGGGTATTTTGGAGGAGAAAGACGTGGAGCTTTCCAATGCTAGGAACATGATGGTGGAAGCTaatcaggaaatctctgatctTAAGATGCTAATGAACAGCAAAGAAACCCAGCTTATTGAAGCAACCAATATGCTAAGGGAGAAAGAAGAGCATGTGAAGATAATCCAGAGCGAGTTGAATGATACAAATCAGAAGGCTTTCGAAGCTGAAACAGTGATTGAAAGAATTTTAGATCTTACAAACAAACTGGTTACTTCGATTAAGGATGAAGACACGAACTCATCGAGACCACTGCTAGATGGAATGGGTAATCAACTACTTGAGCAACTATCGGAGGAACCTGCTATTGGAATGAGATGGCAACAAAAAGGACTTGAGAAAGAGCTTGAGTTGGCCAaggaaaacttaaaaaaaaaagagatggaGGTTCTTGCTGCACAGAGAGCTCTAACAATAAAAGATGAGGAGCTGAAAATGACTCTTTTGAGATTGGATGCAAAAGAGGAAGAGTTGAAAAAAGTAAGGGAAGAGGTGACAGAAGATTCCAATGATCTTAAAAGGCTGTATGCTTTGGCACAGGAGAAAATTGGTGAGGTAAGTTTAGGAGATTTGGCAATTGAGAAACTTCAGCTTGAGGCAGCTCAGCTTGAAGTTGAAGCTGCCACCAATGCACTGCAAAAGCTTGCCGAAATGAGTAAGGCAATCCTGAGTGTTGAAGCTGATAACTGTATCAGTGTTGTGCCAATTTATGACAAAGCCTCCAATTCGGTCACAGATATCAGTAAATCTGACTGTTTCTCTGAGGTGAAAGCAGGAGTGGCTCGACTCTCAGCTTTGTCTGAGCAGCTTGTGATGGAGGCAGGTATTGCTGCTGCAAACTAAGGAAATGAACTTGTATTTCTATATCTTAACCTGTCTTTTGGTGGATGATAAAAATTATTCCCTTAGTTTGCAAGATATGTTCAATGTACAGATAATAGCGACCATGTCTGTTTTTGGTACTTCACTCCAAGATATGTTCAATCTTCAATAATTTTGTTGTACTAGCTACATTCAGATTGTATTTGTTTTAGACAAGATAAATAGAATGGAAAGATTTTGTATTGCCGTTTTTCCCTAATCCtttcttatattaaattaaatcaaatttccCTTCAAGATTGAGTGAAAAAGTGGAACTGCATGTGCTgttattagtaatttttttccttATGACAGTtttagtttgaatgtttaatagCTAAAACAATCTGTATATTACATTCATCTACACACTTAAGCGATTTACATGAATGGCAAGCATTCTGAAACAAGCCTGTATTTGATTGCAATTCAATATTTATCATCTCTGAACTGTCTACTTTCTCTAAAGCCGCCCTACAAACACGTTATATGATCGACCCATATGAACCATT from Vigna unguiculata cultivar IT97K-499-35 chromosome 8, ASM411807v1, whole genome shotgun sequence encodes:
- the LOC114194141 gene encoding myosin-3 — translated: MAFSVSLRPTTSPSHSQLFCSVRFNSRRRGNRLGFESDGGRICRRSRNSVGVGVRSVLNDNRPSVNDYGAAESARVLFERLFDPTQSRFSGEEPDLRILESDLEAALAALKKKEDHLMEAERTVLLENSKLKHTKEELERQESEIEAAKVRYEKLREEMKETTDKLVAQASQVEELKLKVRDRDHEIDAVQYGLRLKEEEVEKMRVELEVKSQEAAVLDSELREKGKLLDEANEIMNKQRVELEELKKAVGEKEEEIEVFLVQREVEREKLKVAEANLEKQAMDWLLAQEELKRLGEDAARHAEESNQTLEDFRRVKKLLNDVRSELVSSQQALASSRSKMEEQERLLEQQLFELSEQRASVMSYMENLKDAQTEVESERTKLRVAEVRNKELERDLKMEKELINELEAELKKERTSLAQAVTEMDLLQQELGKKSAEFRETSAVLQVKESELVDAKLEIQRLKSEKASLQGILEEKDVELSNARNMMVEANQEISDLKMLMNSKETQLIEATNMLREKEEHVKIIQSELNDTNQKAFEAETVIERILDLTNKLVTSIKDEDTNSSRPLLDGMGNQLLEQLSEEPAIGMRWQQKGLEKELELAKENLKKKEMEVLAAQRALTIKDEELKMTLLRLDAKEEELKKVREEVTEDSNDLKRLYALAQEKIGEVSLGDLAIEKLQLEAAQLEVEAATNALQKLAEMSKAILSVEADNCISVVPIYDKASNSVTDISKSDCFSEVKAGVARLSALSEQLVMEAGIAAAN